The Halalkalibaculum roseum genome window below encodes:
- a CDS encoding sodium:solute symporter family protein — MHFALLDYLVMGGYVILMFAVAVIARKRGQEDLEDFFTGGKNLPWWLIGISMVATTFAADTPLAVTGIVASEGIAGNWIWWNFMFSGLFTVFLYAKLWKRADVITDVEFIELRYGGKPASILRGFRAIYLAFPINCIILGWVTVGMAKILTVVTGADQWMIIFALYFLIGIYIAISGLWGVVVTDFIQFIIAMTGSIMLAWLAVDHVGGLNEMNAKLIAEFGPDPWVLDFNPFTNPEILLSTALVWVGMMWWASWYPGSEPGGGGYIAQRMFSAKDEKNAVGGTLLFNVMHFAIRPWPWILVALVSLIVYPNLADKETGYPLLMLDLLPAGLLGLLAIAFLSAFVSTVSTHLNWGASYVVNDFYKRYFKPPNRFENKAEAEKHYVWISRIATLLIMALAILVSYFFDTVKGGWEAILSIGAGTGLVFMLRWFWWRINAWSEITAMITAAIGSFLAPEIGYDDFASKMIFTTIFSTISWIAVTLMTSPEKDETLQKFFDQVQPGGPGWKEFTKDGKPVEPIWPAVIKVALAAVSIISFLYGMGQLFFGSAVWGLLLMIIATGILIYIVKELTKEKGDMSIEA, encoded by the coding sequence ATGCATTTTGCTTTACTCGACTACCTGGTGATGGGCGGGTACGTTATTTTGATGTTTGCCGTGGCTGTTATAGCCCGTAAAAGAGGACAGGAAGATCTCGAGGACTTTTTTACAGGTGGCAAAAACCTACCCTGGTGGCTTATCGGAATCTCCATGGTTGCCACAACATTCGCGGCCGACACCCCTCTCGCCGTGACCGGCATTGTTGCCAGTGAAGGTATTGCAGGTAACTGGATCTGGTGGAACTTCATGTTTTCGGGGCTATTCACCGTATTTCTCTATGCCAAACTCTGGAAGCGCGCCGATGTTATAACCGACGTTGAATTTATTGAACTGCGATACGGTGGAAAACCTGCCAGCATTCTTCGCGGTTTCCGAGCCATCTACCTGGCTTTTCCAATAAACTGTATTATCCTGGGATGGGTGACAGTGGGGATGGCAAAAATCCTGACCGTGGTCACGGGTGCCGACCAGTGGATGATCATCTTTGCGCTCTATTTTCTTATTGGAATATATATAGCTATCTCAGGACTGTGGGGCGTCGTTGTCACAGACTTCATCCAGTTTATCATTGCCATGACCGGTTCCATCATGCTTGCCTGGCTTGCGGTCGACCACGTTGGGGGTCTGAATGAAATGAATGCCAAGCTGATAGCAGAATTCGGACCTGATCCCTGGGTATTGGATTTTAACCCATTTACCAATCCTGAAATTCTCCTTTCAACAGCACTCGTGTGGGTGGGTATGATGTGGTGGGCCTCCTGGTATCCCGGTTCCGAACCGGGTGGCGGGGGTTATATTGCCCAACGCATGTTTTCGGCCAAAGACGAGAAAAATGCTGTTGGCGGAACCCTGCTTTTTAATGTGATGCATTTCGCCATACGACCCTGGCCGTGGATACTGGTAGCGCTTGTTTCACTCATTGTCTATCCAAATCTGGCTGATAAGGAGACCGGGTATCCGCTGTTGATGCTTGACCTGCTACCCGCCGGACTGCTGGGTCTGTTGGCTATAGCATTTTTATCCGCTTTTGTCTCTACAGTGTCAACCCACCTCAACTGGGGTGCTTCTTACGTCGTTAACGATTTCTATAAGCGTTATTTCAAACCTCCGAATCGATTTGAAAACAAAGCCGAAGCCGAAAAACACTATGTTTGGATTTCGAGAATCGCCACCCTGCTCATCATGGCATTGGCCATATTGGTATCCTATTTCTTTGATACCGTAAAAGGGGGTTGGGAAGCCATACTTTCCATCGGTGCCGGTACCGGACTCGTATTTATGCTTCGCTGGTTCTGGTGGCGGATCAATGCCTGGAGTGAGATAACGGCTATGATTACTGCCGCAATAGGAAGTTTTCTTGCGCCTGAAATCGGGTATGATGACTTTGCGAGCAAAATGATATTCACAACCATCTTCTCTACCATTTCCTGGATCGCCGTCACCCTGATGACGTCTCCTGAAAAAGATGAGACCCTTCAGAAATTCTTCGACCAGGTTCAGCCCGGCGGACCCGGATGGAAGGAATTCACCAAAGATGGCAAACCGGTGGAACCTATCTGGCCCGCTGTTATAAAAGTGGCCCTAGCGGCGGTATCCATCATAAGTTTTCTTTATGGAATGGGACAGCTATTCTTCGGCAGCGCAGTTTGGGGGCTCTTATTGATGATCATTGCAACGGGTATATTAATTTATATAGTAAAGGAGCTTACCAAGGAGAAGGGAGATATGAGTATTGAGGCATGA
- a CDS encoding PadR family transcriptional regulator — MDLLTRMEELLLLSVWRLQEDAYGLEIRQHLSELLGKDFSVGSVYVPLKRLKKRGYLTTWDSDPTDERGGRSKRFFKLTSKGVNALQQVKTVQEQTWSDLPDLGLEWYPSKATLT; from the coding sequence ATGGATCTGCTTACCCGAATGGAGGAATTGCTGCTGTTGAGTGTCTGGAGACTTCAGGAAGACGCCTATGGCCTTGAAATCAGGCAGCACCTGTCCGAATTACTAGGAAAAGATTTTTCCGTTGGATCGGTTTATGTACCTCTGAAACGGCTAAAAAAACGTGGATATCTCACTACGTGGGACAGTGACCCAACTGATGAGCGCGGCGGTCGTTCCAAGCGGTTTTTCAAGCTCACCTCGAAAGGTGTTAACGCCCTTCAACAGGTAAAAACGGTACAAGAACAAACATGGTCTGATCTGCCTGACCTTGGACTTGAATGGTATCCTTCAAAAGCAACTTTGACATGA
- a CDS encoding ABC transporter permease, whose amino-acid sequence MKNYSTPFIIKVLDVLLPHDLHHLIGDLEEEYYWNKKNEGRSYAYLSLWSQVLRSIPYFILQSLIWNTVMILNYLKVTWRGIKKHKSFSLINILGLAASMAVCLLIMLFIIDQRSYDRFHEHADRIYRVNSDFKSGGNNEAILYATSPADLAAKLEEEIPAVEEAVRLRGNYSGEIRVGEKTFNLNGVFTDGDFFKVFDFELLKGDPQTALSEPGNIVLSPETAKKLFDSDDPMGKVLTGLGDRDYTVTGIVNTEVKTHFNFEVLVSYASLTSKTALTESLSDWKNNIYQSYTYLKIKEQAQEDNLTSQFPSLISRHYQDEEGENIINSFVLQPLTKINLGPIISNEVGNSIPGIIAWFLIGFALIIILIACFNYVSLTIAKALNRGKEVGVRKVLGAFRSNVIKQFLTESVIIAILALLFSIAILKWLLPEFNSLFIINMSENQIDLSLFNHYWVYIFFLMFSVFVGVLAGIYPAVYLSSFQPSKVLKGISSIKGLSAIAIRKTIIVSQFTFSLVFIITAIILFKQFNFMVNVDHGFNSEHIINVALQDVSYERFESRYANHTDVISMAASSKVPALGSITGAWINSESLTDPIRGHSFDVDENYIQTMGLNLLTGRNFNPEIGSDSTDAAILGKSAVNKLGLGSPTEALGKPVEINDASYTIIGVIDDFISANPLRSKDPILMRYNPDNYYYAVVKIRAGETASFANYLESTWLDLNSVYSLKYKIFNEQLQESPILVLFGDFLKVLGLIAVFSVLISCLGLLGMAMYSAENRIKEIGIRKVLGATSGNIVYLLSKEYLFLVGIAVLIGTPLAWFINNLWLQQVSNKTAIGPVIFIAGVLGTVLLAMLTIGSQTLRAAKANSIQNLQSE is encoded by the coding sequence ATGAAGAATTACTCCACTCCATTCATCATAAAGGTATTGGATGTGTTGCTACCACATGACCTGCACCATTTGATCGGTGACCTGGAAGAAGAATACTACTGGAACAAGAAAAATGAAGGGCGAAGCTATGCTTACCTCTCTTTGTGGAGCCAGGTTCTTAGATCCATCCCCTATTTCATACTACAATCACTAATCTGGAATACTGTTATGATTTTAAATTACCTGAAAGTAACCTGGCGAGGCATCAAAAAACATAAAAGCTTTTCCCTTATTAATATTCTGGGTCTGGCTGCCAGCATGGCTGTCTGCCTGCTTATCATGCTATTCATTATTGACCAGCGTAGTTATGATCGTTTCCATGAGCATGCAGATCGCATTTATCGCGTCAATTCTGATTTTAAATCCGGTGGTAATAATGAGGCAATTCTCTACGCTACCTCTCCAGCAGATCTTGCCGCGAAGCTGGAGGAGGAGATACCCGCTGTGGAAGAAGCGGTACGCCTGCGAGGTAACTATAGCGGTGAAATCAGGGTCGGCGAGAAAACTTTTAACCTTAATGGTGTATTTACGGATGGCGACTTTTTCAAAGTATTTGACTTTGAGCTATTGAAAGGAGATCCGCAAACCGCACTTTCAGAACCCGGTAATATCGTATTGTCGCCCGAAACAGCGAAAAAACTATTCGACAGTGATGATCCTATGGGAAAAGTGCTTACCGGATTGGGTGACAGAGATTATACCGTTACCGGCATTGTGAATACTGAGGTAAAGACTCATTTTAATTTTGAAGTGCTGGTCTCCTATGCCTCACTAACTTCAAAAACTGCACTTACCGAATCACTGTCTGACTGGAAAAATAATATTTACCAGTCCTATACCTACTTAAAGATAAAGGAACAGGCTCAAGAGGATAATTTAACGTCACAATTTCCTTCCCTTATCTCAAGACACTACCAGGATGAAGAAGGAGAAAACATCATCAACTCTTTTGTACTTCAGCCTTTGACCAAAATAAATTTGGGACCTATCATCTCGAATGAAGTTGGTAATTCCATTCCGGGTATTATAGCCTGGTTCCTTATCGGATTTGCACTAATAATCATTCTTATTGCCTGCTTTAACTATGTAAGTCTGACAATTGCCAAAGCCTTAAACCGAGGCAAGGAAGTAGGTGTACGGAAAGTTCTGGGAGCCTTCAGATCGAATGTCATTAAACAGTTCCTTACCGAATCGGTTATTATCGCCATTCTGGCTTTACTCTTTTCCATAGCGATCCTAAAGTGGCTGCTTCCTGAGTTCAACAGTCTATTCATAATCAATATGTCGGAGAATCAGATTGACCTGAGCCTTTTCAACCACTATTGGGTTTATATTTTCTTTTTGATGTTCAGCGTTTTTGTGGGGGTTCTTGCAGGCATTTATCCGGCAGTTTACCTCTCATCCTTTCAACCCTCAAAGGTGCTAAAAGGAATAAGCTCCATTAAAGGATTATCAGCCATTGCGATACGGAAAACTATTATCGTCAGCCAATTTACATTTTCTCTCGTATTTATCATTACGGCTATCATACTGTTCAAACAGTTTAATTTCATGGTCAATGTAGATCACGGTTTCAACTCCGAACATATCATTAATGTAGCCCTGCAGGATGTATCGTATGAGAGATTTGAATCGAGGTATGCCAATCATACTGATGTAATCTCTATGGCAGCCAGTTCAAAAGTACCGGCATTAGGCTCTATTACGGGTGCATGGATAAATTCAGAGTCTCTAACTGACCCGATTCGAGGTCACTCATTTGATGTGGATGAGAATTACATACAAACAATGGGCCTGAATCTGCTCACGGGGCGAAACTTTAACCCTGAAATTGGGAGTGATTCTACCGATGCCGCAATCCTGGGTAAATCAGCTGTCAACAAGCTTGGCCTTGGTTCTCCCACAGAAGCTTTGGGAAAACCTGTTGAAATAAATGACGCATCTTACACTATCATAGGCGTGATTGATGATTTTATCTCGGCCAATCCGTTACGAAGTAAAGATCCGATATTAATGCGGTATAATCCGGATAACTATTATTATGCCGTGGTAAAAATAAGAGCCGGAGAAACAGCATCTTTTGCTAATTATCTGGAAAGTACCTGGCTGGACCTCAACAGTGTCTATTCTCTGAAATACAAGATTTTCAATGAGCAGCTGCAGGAGAGTCCGATTCTGGTACTTTTCGGAGATTTCCTTAAGGTGCTCGGCCTGATCGCCGTATTCTCCGTGCTGATCTCCTGTCTTGGTCTACTGGGTATGGCAATGTACTCAGCGGAAAATAGAATAAAAGAGATTGGTATTCGAAAGGTTCTGGGAGCCACTTCAGGAAACATTGTCTATCTGCTTTCCAAAGAGTACCTGTTTCTGGTTGGAATCGCCGTTCTAATAGGTACGCCTCTGGCCTGGTTCATCAATAATCTGTGGCTGCAACAAGTGAGTAATAAGACCGCTATCGGTCCTGTCATATTTATTGCCGGTGTACTGGGTACGGTTCTGCTGGCTATGCTAACTATAGGCTCACAAACCCTGCGCGCCGCCAAGGCCAATTCTATACAAAACTTGCAAAGTGAATGA